The following coding sequences are from one Myxococcales bacterium window:
- a CDS encoding biopolymer transporter ExbD: MGMGVNMNDAAVDDDGGGSESIVAEINITPLTDVFLVLLIIFMVTSTAMVETEKASRSGVKVSLPKSQSAGPVTKRRTDPVLTITKANEIYLFNKKIAPENLEAELRQAFASVESDVLLIRGDKNVALGSAVDLMSIAKRAGAAHINILTETAEK; this comes from the coding sequence ATGGGCATGGGCGTAAACATGAACGATGCCGCCGTCGACGATGACGGCGGCGGGAGCGAGTCCATCGTCGCCGAGATCAACATCACGCCACTCACTGACGTGTTCTTGGTGTTGCTCATCATCTTCATGGTGACCTCCACCGCGATGGTCGAGACGGAGAAAGCCTCCCGCTCGGGCGTCAAGGTCTCGTTGCCGAAATCCCAATCGGCAGGGCCCGTGACCAAACGGCGCACCGATCCCGTCTTGACCATCACGAAGGCGAACGAGATCTACCTCTTCAACAAGAAGATCGCTCCCGAGAATCTCGAGGCCGAATTGCGCCAGGCCTTTGCCAGCGTGGAGTCCGATGTCTTGCTCATCCGGGGCGACAAGAACGTGGCGCTGGGCTCGGCGGTGGATCTGATGTCGATTGCGAAGCGCGCGGGCGCCGCTCACATCAACATCCTCACGGAGACGGCGGAGAAGTAG
- a CDS encoding MotA/TolQ/ExbB proton channel family protein has protein sequence MTWETLRDLIRDEWLILGLLLLWSLAGLTVICERFYSLWNVLPKSEAFKDRVIAAIEAQDLPKAVALSETSNEPLAEVFDKGLKTYKKYPDKTAAVVTSQRLAVTSQFKRYLWALGTVGSSAPFVGLFGTVVGILKAFQSMAAAGTGGFKVVAGGIAAALVATAAGLMVAIYAVIAYNYFVARVGAIGVQYKLFCEEFLMALGEMKTSPAPAEAIKPTKTEAAADSAA, from the coding sequence ATGACCTGGGAAACTCTACGCGATCTCATTCGCGACGAATGGCTGATCCTCGGACTGCTGCTGCTTTGGTCCCTGGCCGGCTTGACCGTCATCTGCGAGCGCTTCTACAGCCTGTGGAACGTTCTGCCCAAATCCGAGGCCTTCAAGGACCGGGTGATCGCGGCCATCGAGGCCCAGGATTTGCCCAAGGCCGTCGCGCTCTCCGAGACCTCGAACGAGCCGTTGGCCGAGGTCTTCGACAAAGGGCTCAAGACGTACAAGAAGTACCCCGACAAAACGGCCGCGGTCGTGACGTCGCAAAGGCTCGCCGTGACCTCGCAGTTCAAGAGGTATTTGTGGGCCCTTGGAACCGTGGGCTCGTCAGCACCCTTCGTGGGGCTGTTCGGAACCGTGGTGGGTATCCTCAAGGCCTTCCAATCGATGGCGGCTGCGGGCACGGGCGGCTTCAAGGTGGTTGCGGGCGGCATCGCGGCCGCGCTGGTGGCCACGGCGGCGGGCCTCATGGTGGCGATCTATGCTGTCATTGCTTACAACTACTTCGTGGCGCGCGTGGGCGCCATTGGGGTGCAGTACAAGCTCTTCTGTGAAGAGTTCCTCATGGCTCTCGGGGAGATGAAGACGAGCCCCGCGCCTGCCGAGGCCATCAAGCCGACCAAGACTGAAGCCGCCGCCGACAGCGCGGCCTGA
- a CDS encoding HAMP domain-containing protein encodes MARAAVNPVAALPRTHISLGGGLASCEVVSTVAELLGVGAPLWWVLARLPMSTPLRLGAVLSATLCLASLLRLLDVARPLLAVHARRVRGDVVPPALGDSAQRALTHLPGETGVIRFCAWVFVVLVTLGWAVAFKALGPGAALRIAGMSVIHAAGVAALRARLFEGWLRRRRPWLLPNVDGMRVYMVVYRRRLARAAVLVLAVGHGVWLWLTEATVGVGGADLGAWGWPALAVALVFWARSLRRRTRAIEAYFDLVYRRPSTRGPSRDEPAAVPAFKAAQGLPYRLSSYLVMSLALTFLAAVALGRWWLRFDAQVAARLLIVGVVVVLAAGGFTLMLLRRVMNPYLRHLGSRHHLPLGTIRAPVGLGGRLAVVLASFGACLAGPWVLVHVAPGPASLLPGLVGLLLATGLALLFVRDTVAPLIALELRSEEMARGELARPVSPAGEADEIGRLTVAFEEMRRALRDRLRSTESINVDLEREVRRRTEALEKRNTELAEALEKLHRAQDDLVRSEKLASMGRLVAGIAHEINNPVNAVINTLEPLTEQLDEIERAAGAGDVLALSRDAKDMLGVIRRGAARTRAIVRALHNYSRGDDQQFRSVDLGRVVNDTLDLLRHQLREVDVHVDVPSPCEVWAVPGQIDQVVMNVVVNAAQALTGRKGHISIRVVPTDDTWDLFIADDGPGIPKDVLPKIFDPFFTTKNVGEGAGLGLSIVHGIIERHGGTVRVDSGDEGTTFVLSLPLRARDPSSAAG; translated from the coding sequence ATGGCCCGCGCTGCCGTGAATCCCGTCGCCGCTTTGCCCCGCACGCACATCAGTCTCGGTGGGGGCCTTGCTTCGTGCGAGGTGGTGTCCACGGTTGCCGAGTTGCTCGGGGTGGGGGCGCCTCTGTGGTGGGTCTTGGCACGTTTGCCGATGAGCACGCCCCTTCGTTTGGGGGCGGTGCTGTCCGCCACGCTGTGCCTGGCCTCCCTCCTGCGGCTCTTGGACGTGGCGCGTCCCCTTCTGGCCGTGCATGCCCGCCGTGTGCGGGGGGACGTGGTCCCTCCTGCGCTCGGTGACTCCGCCCAGCGCGCGCTCACACATTTGCCGGGGGAAACAGGGGTCATACGCTTCTGCGCCTGGGTCTTCGTCGTGCTCGTCACCCTTGGATGGGCGGTGGCGTTCAAGGCCTTGGGGCCGGGCGCGGCCTTACGCATCGCAGGCATGAGCGTGATTCACGCGGCGGGCGTGGCGGCGCTGCGGGCGCGGCTCTTCGAGGGCTGGCTGCGCCGGCGGCGACCGTGGTTGCTCCCCAACGTGGACGGCATGCGCGTCTACATGGTCGTCTACCGGCGCCGGCTGGCGCGGGCTGCCGTCCTGGTGCTTGCGGTCGGGCACGGGGTCTGGCTGTGGCTCACCGAGGCCACGGTGGGCGTGGGGGGCGCCGATCTGGGCGCGTGGGGTTGGCCGGCCCTGGCGGTGGCTCTCGTGTTCTGGGCCCGTTCGTTGCGTCGCCGCACCAGGGCCATCGAGGCGTATTTCGACCTCGTCTACCGCCGCCCGTCCACGAGAGGTCCTTCGCGAGACGAACCGGCCGCGGTGCCGGCATTCAAGGCTGCTCAGGGGCTGCCCTACCGCCTTTCGTCCTACCTGGTGATGAGTCTCGCCCTCACTTTTTTGGCGGCGGTGGCGCTCGGGCGGTGGTGGTTGCGCTTCGACGCGCAGGTGGCAGCCCGTTTGCTCATCGTGGGCGTGGTGGTGGTGCTTGCCGCCGGCGGCTTCACGCTGATGCTGCTGCGGCGAGTGATGAACCCCTACCTGCGCCATTTGGGCTCGCGACACCACTTGCCGCTTGGCACGATTCGCGCCCCCGTGGGGCTGGGGGGGCGGCTTGCCGTCGTGCTGGCGTCGTTTGGTGCCTGTCTGGCGGGTCCCTGGGTCTTGGTTCACGTGGCGCCCGGGCCCGCGAGCCTCTTGCCCGGGCTCGTGGGGCTGCTTTTGGCAACGGGCCTGGCCCTGCTCTTCGTACGCGACACCGTGGCGCCGCTCATCGCGCTCGAGCTGCGCTCCGAAGAGATGGCCCGCGGCGAGCTGGCGCGGCCCGTGTCGCCCGCGGGCGAAGCCGACGAGATCGGACGCCTCACCGTGGCCTTCGAGGAGATGCGGCGGGCGCTGCGCGATCGCCTGCGCTCCACCGAGTCGATCAACGTCGACCTCGAAAGGGAAGTGCGGCGCCGGACCGAAGCTCTCGAAAAGCGGAACACCGAGCTGGCGGAGGCGCTCGAGAAGCTACACCGCGCACAGGACGATCTCGTGCGCTCCGAGAAGCTGGCCTCCATGGGTCGGCTCGTGGCTGGCATCGCCCACGAGATCAACAACCCCGTCAACGCGGTCATCAACACACTCGAGCCGCTCACTGAGCAGCTGGACGAGATCGAGCGGGCCGCGGGCGCGGGCGACGTGCTGGCTTTGTCTCGCGACGCCAAGGACATGTTGGGGGTCATCCGGCGCGGAGCTGCGCGCACGCGCGCCATCGTCCGCGCGCTCCACAACTACTCGCGCGGTGACGACCAACAGTTCCGCAGCGTGGATCTGGGCCGGGTCGTCAACGACACGCTCGATCTGCTGCGCCACCAGCTCCGCGAGGTCGACGTGCACGTGGACGTGCCTTCACCCTGTGAGGTCTGGGCCGTCCCGGGGCAAATCGATCAGGTCGTCATGAACGTGGTGGTGAACGCCGCGCAGGCGCTCACGGGAAGAAAGGGACATATCTCCATTCGGGTCGTGCCCACGGACGATACCTGGGACCTTTTCATCGCGGATGATGGCCCGGGGATCCCGAAGGATGTGCTGCCCAAGATCTTTGATCCCTTCTTCACCACGAAGAACGTGGGTGAGGGCGCGGGGCTTGGCCTCTCGATCGTTCACGGCATCATCGAGCGGCACGGGGGAACCGTACGGGTGGACAGCGGCGACGAAGGCACCACGTTCGTGCTCAGTCTGCCTCTGCGGGCCCGGGACCCTTCGAGCGCCGCTGGCTGA
- a CDS encoding HDOD domain-containing protein: MDNASDALVAELSRVVLKRVSDDDLTLPGLPWVLRRAASALGESPFDPDAVGRAIESDPLAVARLLRVANSPSYSDGTAVLTIAGALKRLGARIVRIVIDDAGCERLVVSRNDGINRARRRIWEHAVAVALVARDLAGFAGGLHGELAESAFVGGLLHDLGKPVMACLLLDSERRLLRTGLHRWLPEDDWVRVIRGGQTTVGRLMAVKWGFPSPIRHCIAEPYAYDPWKPHAISNFVCLANALVERSGLDMGPIDDAELGPVLQEGTRLLGVPESSLAWAGRDLEQRVLAFMGEWGLGSVVVA; the protein is encoded by the coding sequence GTGGACAATGCCTCCGACGCTCTCGTCGCCGAGTTGAGCCGAGTGGTCCTCAAGCGGGTCAGCGACGACGACCTGACCCTGCCCGGCTTGCCCTGGGTGCTTCGCAGGGCCGCATCCGCGTTGGGCGAGAGCCCCTTCGATCCGGACGCCGTGGGCCGGGCGATCGAGTCCGATCCGCTCGCGGTGGCGCGGCTGCTTCGCGTGGCCAATAGCCCGTCGTACTCCGACGGGACCGCGGTGCTCACGATCGCGGGTGCCCTCAAACGGCTGGGCGCGCGCATCGTTCGCATCGTGATTGACGACGCGGGTTGCGAACGGCTCGTCGTTTCGCGAAACGACGGGATCAACCGCGCGCGCCGACGCATCTGGGAACACGCCGTGGCCGTCGCGCTGGTGGCGCGGGACCTTGCCGGGTTCGCGGGCGGCCTCCACGGCGAACTGGCCGAGAGCGCGTTCGTGGGCGGGCTCCTGCACGACCTGGGTAAACCCGTGATGGCGTGCTTGCTGCTCGACTCGGAACGACGCCTCTTGCGCACGGGCCTGCACCGGTGGCTTCCCGAGGACGACTGGGTTCGGGTGATTCGGGGAGGGCAGACCACCGTGGGTCGACTCATGGCCGTGAAGTGGGGATTCCCCTCACCCATTCGCCACTGCATCGCCGAGCCCTATGCCTACGACCCCTGGAAGCCCCACGCCATCAGCAACTTCGTGTGTTTGGCCAACGCGCTCGTGGAGCGTTCGGGGCTCGACATGGGGCCGATCGACGACGCCGAGCTGGGGCCGGTGTTGCAGGAAGGCACCCGGCTTTTGGGGGTTCCTGAATCGAGCCTGGCCTGGGCGGGTCGCGATCTGGAGCAGAGGGTCCTGGCGTTCATGGGCGAATGGGGTCTTGGCTCCGTGGTCGTGGCGTAG
- a CDS encoding DNA translocase FtsK 4TM domain-containing protein translates to MAAKGKTSNAPSRGRAKELAGIGLLGFGIFSLISMVSEQAGARGLMGPGGAATARMLYALAGFASYLLVGALLVLAVRSFRGRSLWAGIAETVGALGLVAGLAVLLHLPFATRHTAASGPGGLLGQWLGEILASFIGTVGAALAAATVLFVSLTFVSRLRAEHALGFVGAVSLKSFALAREAVGALGRLVVEMFPRRDPSEDLDEDEDEDEDEPESEPPALAAVAPAEPQGKGRKHKRLAAVDRTDAFEKTLVSFPGKPLEDDESEAVRVGAGPRLKAPREPKETAKGRKPRGRGPEASPGAGLPQAAERDAGDVRPPLAARAPAADLDVDDEDIEAQSPLIRSAAEEEGGEDLAARDDDALKPSDIPIIVAPAVRPPEPPKKHEGPSFIKLSEGDFRLPSTELLAYEPPKGEVLDRQALYEMAERLEQAFSNYGVKGKVKEIHMGPVVTMYEFAPAPGTRTGKIARLEDDLAMALEAQAVRIVAPIPGKAVVGVEVPNKLRETVYLKEILEDRCFTDAGSKLQVCLGKDIKGSPVSVNLAKMPHLLVAGTTGSGKSVAVNSMITSMLYNASPEEVRFIMVDPKMLELSIYEGIPHLLLPVVTDPTKANLALRWAVEEMERRYELLAKTGVRDIAGFNVKVEKHLSDKSRQMAEAKAAAEAAGDAAQVFDTAGVIDLALAEDESARQAATTEDDLKAKLPYIVIVIDEFADLMMVAPKDVETSVARIAQKARAAGLHLILATQRPSVDVITGLIKANFPSRIALQVASRIDSRTILDQPGAETLLGNGDMLFSDRGTKLRRVHGAFLSDQEVHDVVHFLTKQAKPVYDMDILKPRDEEGAEDGGAPRENDFSDPLYDQAVAIVCDTRQASVSFIQRRLQIGYNRAARMVEQMERDGIVGPANGMKPRDILAPGGDYLAAP, encoded by the coding sequence ATGGCTGCCAAGGGAAAGACATCCAACGCCCCGTCGCGGGGCCGTGCCAAAGAGCTGGCCGGCATCGGCCTGCTTGGGTTCGGTATTTTCTCCTTGATTTCAATGGTTTCCGAACAGGCCGGCGCTCGGGGCTTGATGGGCCCCGGAGGAGCCGCCACGGCCCGCATGCTCTACGCCCTGGCGGGGTTCGCCTCGTACCTGCTCGTCGGTGCTCTGCTGGTGCTGGCCGTGCGCAGCTTTCGCGGCCGATCCCTGTGGGCCGGCATCGCCGAGACAGTCGGAGCCCTTGGGCTGGTAGCGGGCCTGGCCGTGTTGCTTCACCTGCCCTTCGCCACGCGACATACGGCAGCCAGCGGGCCCGGGGGCCTGCTGGGCCAGTGGCTCGGCGAGATCCTCGCAAGCTTCATCGGCACCGTGGGCGCGGCCCTGGCCGCTGCGACCGTGCTTTTCGTATCGCTTACGTTCGTGTCCCGCCTGCGCGCGGAACACGCGCTCGGCTTCGTGGGCGCCGTTTCGCTCAAGAGCTTCGCTTTGGCCCGCGAGGCCGTGGGCGCTCTCGGTCGGTTGGTCGTCGAGATGTTCCCGCGCCGCGATCCGTCTGAAGACCTGGACGAGGACGAGGACGAGGACGAGGACGAGCCGGAGAGTGAGCCGCCGGCCCTCGCCGCCGTGGCCCCTGCCGAGCCACAAGGAAAAGGCCGCAAGCACAAGCGCTTGGCTGCCGTCGACCGCACCGACGCCTTCGAGAAGACTCTCGTGAGCTTTCCCGGCAAGCCCCTCGAAGACGACGAAAGCGAAGCCGTGCGTGTGGGCGCAGGGCCGAGACTCAAAGCGCCCCGCGAGCCCAAAGAGACCGCCAAGGGGCGCAAGCCGCGGGGCCGAGGCCCCGAGGCGAGCCCGGGAGCGGGCCTTCCCCAGGCGGCCGAGCGGGATGCGGGCGATGTGCGCCCGCCCCTGGCCGCGCGTGCCCCAGCGGCCGACCTCGACGTCGACGACGAGGACATCGAAGCCCAGTCGCCGCTCATCCGCAGTGCGGCGGAAGAAGAGGGAGGCGAAGACCTCGCCGCCCGGGACGACGACGCCCTCAAGCCCTCCGACATTCCCATCATCGTTGCGCCCGCGGTACGCCCGCCCGAACCCCCGAAGAAGCACGAAGGGCCAAGCTTCATCAAGCTCTCGGAGGGAGATTTTCGTCTGCCGTCCACGGAGCTCCTCGCCTATGAGCCTCCCAAGGGAGAGGTGCTCGATCGTCAGGCGCTTTACGAGATGGCGGAGCGGCTCGAGCAGGCTTTCTCGAACTACGGGGTCAAGGGCAAAGTCAAGGAGATCCACATGGGGCCCGTGGTCACCATGTACGAGTTTGCGCCCGCTCCTGGCACGCGCACCGGCAAGATCGCACGTCTCGAGGACGACCTGGCCATGGCGCTCGAAGCTCAGGCGGTGCGCATCGTGGCCCCCATCCCCGGCAAAGCCGTGGTGGGCGTCGAGGTGCCGAACAAGCTGCGCGAGACGGTCTACCTCAAGGAGATTCTCGAGGATCGCTGCTTCACGGACGCGGGCAGCAAGCTGCAGGTCTGCCTCGGCAAGGACATCAAGGGCAGCCCTGTCAGCGTGAACCTGGCGAAGATGCCGCACCTCCTCGTGGCGGGCACCACCGGCTCGGGCAAGTCGGTGGCGGTCAACTCCATGATCACGAGTATGCTTTACAACGCCTCTCCCGAGGAGGTGCGCTTCATCATGGTGGATCCCAAGATGCTCGAGCTCTCGATCTACGAGGGCATCCCGCACCTGCTGCTGCCCGTCGTGACCGATCCCACCAAGGCGAACCTGGCCCTGCGCTGGGCGGTGGAGGAGATGGAGCGCCGCTACGAGCTGCTCGCCAAGACCGGCGTGCGCGACATCGCCGGCTTCAACGTCAAGGTCGAAAAGCACCTGTCCGACAAGAGCCGTCAGATGGCCGAAGCCAAGGCCGCGGCCGAGGCTGCAGGAGATGCCGCTCAGGTGTTCGACACGGCCGGTGTCATCGACCTCGCCTTGGCAGAAGACGAGTCGGCCCGGCAGGCGGCCACGACCGAAGACGACCTGAAGGCGAAGCTGCCCTACATCGTCATCGTCATCGACGAGTTCGCTGACCTCATGATGGTCGCGCCGAAAGACGTCGAGACCTCGGTGGCGCGCATCGCGCAGAAGGCGCGCGCGGCCGGTCTGCACCTCATCCTCGCCACCCAGCGCCCCTCTGTGGACGTGATCACGGGCCTCATCAAGGCAAACTTCCCAAGTCGCATCGCTCTGCAGGTGGCCTCGCGGATCGATTCTCGCACCATCCTCGACCAGCCCGGCGCCGAAACGCTACTGGGCAACGGCGACATGTTGTTCTCGGACCGCGGCACGAAGTTGCGCCGCGTGCACGGTGCCTTCCTGTCGGACCAGGAGGTGCACGACGTTGTGCACTTCCTGACCAAGCAGGCCAAGCCGGTGTACGACATGGACATCCTCAAGCCGCGTGATGAAGAGGGGGCCGAGGACGGCGGCGCGCCGCGAGAGAACGACTTTTCCGATCCCCTCTACGATCAAGCCGTCGCGATTGTGTGCGACACACGCCAGGCCTCGGTCAGCTTCATCCAGCGCCGGCTGCAGATTGGGTACAACCGCGCCGCGCGGATGGTGGAACAGATGGAGCGGGACGGAATCGTGGGTCCGGCCAATGGGATGAAACCTCGCGACATCCTGGCGCCGGGGGGCGACTACCTGGCAGCGCCCTGA
- the lolA gene encoding outer membrane lipoprotein chaperone LolA, producing the protein MVSSAIYTSSLCAWLSLAAASPVSAFGPGPSGGSAAAVRSAQDAPRGAAASRAQGKAVAANAPSEATPRDDGLPLADVIARVQRHYDGTQSYRASFEQAQLNATFGRTTRSSGEVTFKKPGRMRWDYTSPEKKTFVSNGDVLWLYEPEDKQAFKQDLKSSQLPAALAFLMGKGKLSDQFDVEFAPQLTYGRPGDYRLSLKPKQAQSSYKAIFFIVDPQSFHVRQTVLVDSQGNINDVTFKDMVRNPKLSDATFQWKAPAGVRVIDAGKARP; encoded by the coding sequence ATGGTTTCGTCTGCAATCTACACGTCGTCACTCTGCGCGTGGCTGTCACTGGCGGCCGCAAGTCCCGTCAGCGCTTTTGGCCCGGGGCCTTCGGGCGGGTCGGCGGCGGCCGTGCGCTCCGCCCAAGATGCGCCTCGCGGGGCGGCGGCGTCCCGGGCGCAGGGCAAAGCGGTCGCTGCGAACGCGCCCTCCGAAGCCACGCCCAGGGACGACGGCCTGCCACTTGCCGACGTGATCGCACGCGTGCAAAGACACTACGACGGCACGCAGAGCTACCGGGCGTCCTTCGAACAAGCGCAGCTGAACGCCACGTTCGGCCGCACCACCCGCTCCTCGGGTGAGGTCACCTTCAAGAAGCCAGGGCGCATGCGCTGGGACTACACGTCACCCGAAAAAAAGACTTTCGTATCGAACGGTGACGTGCTGTGGCTTTACGAGCCAGAAGACAAGCAAGCCTTCAAGCAGGATCTCAAGAGCTCGCAGCTGCCCGCGGCGCTCGCGTTTCTGATGGGCAAGGGCAAGTTGTCGGATCAATTCGATGTCGAGTTCGCACCCCAGCTCACGTATGGGCGTCCCGGCGATTACCGTCTGTCACTCAAACCCAAGCAGGCGCAGTCGTCCTACAAGGCCATCTTCTTCATCGTGGATCCGCAGAGCTTCCACGTGCGGCAGACGGTCTTGGTAGACTCCCAGGGCAACATCAACGACGTGACCTTCAAGGACATGGTTCGCAACCCGAAGCTCTCCGATGCCACGTTTCAGTGGAAAGCGCCGGCAGGCGTTCGCGTGATCGACGCTGGCAAAGCTCGCCCCTGA
- a CDS encoding methyltransferase domain-containing protein, with the protein MAIAPHPPDDYADRLARLETMWWKRLLDVQRPYRWYLRRLELGFVLDVGCGVGRSLANAGGHGVGVDLSPRAVELCRLRGLEAYVPRDFLASRHARPHLFDSLLLAHVVEHMTFSQARELLAAYLPFVKPAGRVVLIAPQVAGFASDATHVEYFDIPKLLRLCAAAGVPVEGHRSFPFPSAVGRIFPHNEFVVIGRAPHPSR; encoded by the coding sequence ATGGCCATCGCCCCGCATCCCCCCGATGACTACGCCGATCGACTCGCCCGGCTCGAGACGATGTGGTGGAAGCGGCTGCTCGACGTGCAGCGGCCCTATCGGTGGTACCTGCGCCGACTGGAGCTGGGGTTCGTTCTGGACGTGGGGTGTGGCGTCGGTCGTAGTCTCGCGAATGCGGGGGGCCACGGTGTGGGCGTCGACCTCAGCCCCCGCGCCGTGGAACTTTGTCGCCTCCGCGGGCTCGAGGCTTACGTTCCTCGGGACTTTCTGGCCTCGCGCCACGCCCGGCCCCACCTGTTCGACAGCCTGCTCCTGGCGCACGTGGTGGAGCACATGACCTTCTCGCAAGCGCGCGAGCTGCTCGCGGCCTATCTGCCTTTCGTGAAGCCCGCGGGGCGTGTGGTGTTGATTGCGCCGCAGGTAGCCGGGTTCGCGTCGGACGCCACCCACGTGGAGTACTTCGACATTCCGAAGCTGCTGCGCCTCTGTGCCGCAGCCGGTGTGCCCGTGGAAGGACACCGCTCGTTTCCCTTTCCGAGCGCGGTGGGCCGCATCTTTCCTCACAACGAGTTCGTGGTCATCGGGCGGGCACCGCATCCCTCCAGATGA
- a CDS encoding superoxide dismutase [Fe] (SodB; iron binding; present under aerobic and anaerobic conditions; destroys free radicals) has product MAFELPALPWAKDALAPHISAETIEFHYGKHHQAYVTNLNKLLEGKPESSKSLEEIVKTSEGGVFNNAAQVWNHTFYWNSMKPNGGGQPTGKLADALVRDFGSVDAFLQQFSEAAKTQFGSGWAWLVEADGKLKVMKTANAETPLRTGEKALLTCDVWEHAYYVDYRNARPNYVDTFCKHLINWDFAASNLG; this is encoded by the coding sequence ATGGCATTCGAGCTACCTGCACTGCCCTGGGCGAAAGACGCCCTGGCGCCCCACATCAGCGCCGAAACCATCGAGTTTCACTACGGCAAGCATCACCAGGCCTACGTTACGAACCTGAACAAGCTGCTCGAGGGCAAGCCCGAATCCTCGAAGTCCCTCGAGGAGATCGTCAAGACCAGTGAGGGTGGCGTCTTCAACAACGCCGCTCAGGTGTGGAACCACACGTTTTACTGGAACAGCATGAAACCCAACGGCGGCGGGCAACCTACCGGCAAGCTGGCCGATGCCCTGGTCCGTGACTTCGGCTCGGTCGACGCGTTCCTCCAGCAGTTCAGTGAGGCCGCAAAGACGCAGTTCGGCTCGGGCTGGGCTTGGCTCGTCGAGGCCGACGGAAAGCTCAAGGTCATGAAGACGGCCAACGCCGAGACGCCGCTCCGCACGGGAGAAAAGGCGCTCTTGACGTGCGACGTCTGGGAGCATGCCTACTATGTCGACTACCGCAACGCGCGGCCGAACTACGTCGACACGTTCTGCAAGCACCTCATCAACTGGGACTTCGCCGCTTCAAACCTCGGCTGA